From a region of the Basfia succiniciproducens genome:
- the dacB gene encoding serine-type D-Ala-D-Ala carboxypeptidase: MSKFTKNLFASSLLFSNIAFAQIDVQPLTQILPQGASIGFIAENINQNKIIADHNGQTFMLPASTQKVFTALAAKLALGDEFRFETSLQTQGKVQNNQLDGDLIVKFTGDPDLTTGQLYGLFATLKKQGVNQINGNLILDTSVFASHDRGSGWIWNDLTMCFNSPPAAVNLDNNCFYVNLDANKSVGEFVQFNVPTQYPIQVFGQVRVVGAEEAPYCQLDAVVHDNNRYQIKGCIARQTKPFGLSFAVQDTDAYAAAIVQRQLRQAGIQFSGQVQQPHQPQQGTVLAQHLSKPLPELIKKMMKKSDNQIADSLFRTIAYHTFKRPASFQLGSLALKRILSTQAKIKFGHSIIADGSGLSRHNLVDPNTMLQALNYIARNEDKLHLMDSFPVAGVDGTISGRGSLINPPLVKNVLAKTGSLKGVYNLAGFMTNARGERIAFVQFINGYSTGELENKTKRAPLVQFESKLYNALYAD; the protein is encoded by the coding sequence ATGTCAAAATTTACTAAAAATCTATTTGCTTCAAGCTTATTATTTTCTAATATTGCATTCGCTCAAATAGATGTTCAACCATTAACACAAATACTTCCGCAAGGGGCAAGCATCGGTTTTATCGCCGAAAATATCAACCAAAATAAAATTATTGCGGATCATAACGGGCAAACCTTTATGCTTCCCGCCAGTACGCAAAAAGTCTTTACCGCACTTGCCGCCAAATTAGCGCTCGGCGATGAGTTCCGCTTTGAAACCAGCTTGCAAACACAAGGCAAGGTGCAAAATAATCAGTTAGACGGCGATCTGATTGTTAAATTTACCGGCGATCCGGATTTAACGACCGGTCAATTATACGGCTTATTCGCCACCTTAAAAAAACAGGGCGTTAACCAAATTAACGGTAATTTAATTTTGGATACCTCTGTTTTTGCAAGCCACGACCGGGGTTCCGGCTGGATTTGGAACGATTTGACTATGTGCTTTAATTCGCCGCCGGCTGCGGTTAATTTAGATAACAACTGTTTTTATGTAAATTTAGACGCCAATAAATCGGTGGGTGAATTCGTGCAATTCAATGTACCGACTCAATACCCTATTCAGGTTTTCGGACAAGTTCGTGTTGTCGGTGCGGAAGAAGCACCTTATTGTCAATTAGATGCGGTAGTTCATGATAATAACCGTTATCAGATTAAAGGCTGTATCGCCCGCCAAACCAAACCTTTCGGGTTAAGTTTTGCAGTGCAGGATACCGATGCTTATGCGGCGGCAATCGTCCAACGTCAATTAAGACAAGCGGGTATTCAATTTAGCGGACAAGTGCAACAACCTCATCAACCTCAACAAGGCACGGTATTAGCACAACATTTATCAAAACCTCTGCCTGAACTCATCAAAAAAATGATGAAAAAATCCGATAATCAAATCGCCGATTCGTTGTTCCGTACCATTGCCTATCATACGTTTAAACGACCCGCATCCTTTCAACTAGGTTCATTGGCATTAAAACGTATTCTTTCCACGCAGGCAAAGATAAAATTCGGGCACAGCATCATCGCCGATGGGTCAGGGCTTTCCCGCCATAATCTGGTTGATCCGAATACAATGTTGCAAGCTTTGAATTATATCGCCCGTAACGAAGACAAGTTACATTTAATGGATTCCTTTCCCGTTGCCGGTGTTGACGGTACTATCAGCGGTCGGGGATCATTAATTAATCCGCCACTGGTAAAAAACGTATTGGCAAAAACCGGATCGTTAAAGGGCGTATATAATTTAGCCGGATTTATGACCAATGCCCGCGGCGAACGTATTGCCTTTGTACAATTCATTAACGGTTATTCCACCGGTGAGTTGGAAAATAAAACAAAACGTGCGCCGTTAGTCCAATTTGAAAGCAAATTATATAATGCGCTTTATGCCGATTAA
- the yhbY gene encoding ribosome assembly RNA-binding protein YhbY produces the protein MSITLSTKQKQFLKGLAHHLNPVVMLGNNGLTEGVLAEIDNALNHHELIKVKIASSDRETKQLIIDAIIRETGSGAVQTIGHILVLYRPSEDIKIQLPKK, from the coding sequence ATGTCAATTACATTATCAACCAAACAAAAACAATTTCTAAAAGGCCTTGCCCATCATTTAAATCCTGTTGTTATGCTTGGCAACAATGGGTTAACCGAGGGCGTACTGGCGGAAATCGACAACGCCTTGAACCATCACGAACTAATCAAAGTGAAAATTGCAAGTTCCGATCGTGAAACTAAACAGTTAATCATTGATGCAATTATTCGTGAGACTGGCTCCGGCGCCGTACAAACAATCGGTCATATTCTTGTTTTGTATCGCCCGAGTGAAGATATAAAAATTCAATTGCCTAAAAAATAG
- the greA gene encoding transcription elongation factor GreA, whose protein sequence is MKQIPMTVRGAELLKQELDFLKTTRRPEIIKAIAEAREHGDLKENAEYHAAREQQGFCEGRIQEIESKLSNCQIIDVTKLPNNGKVIFGATVVLVNTENDDEVTYQIVGDDEADIKSGLISVNSPIARGLIGKEVDETVSIVVPGGKVEFDIIEVNYI, encoded by the coding sequence ATGAAGCAAATCCCAATGACAGTACGTGGTGCGGAACTCTTAAAACAAGAATTAGACTTCTTAAAAACAACCCGTCGTCCTGAGATTATTAAAGCTATCGCGGAAGCACGTGAACACGGCGATTTAAAAGAAAATGCGGAATATCATGCGGCCCGTGAACAACAGGGTTTTTGCGAAGGGCGCATTCAAGAAATTGAAAGTAAATTATCAAATTGCCAAATTATCGACGTCACCAAATTGCCGAACAACGGTAAAGTTATTTTTGGTGCAACCGTGGTTTTAGTAAATACCGAAAATGATGACGAAGTGACTTATCAAATCGTCGGTGATGATGAAGCGGATATAAAATCCGGGCTTATCTCGGTAAATTCGCCGATTGCGCGCGGGTTAATCGGTAAAGAAGTGGACGAAACAGTTTCTATTGTCGTTCCCGGCGGCAAAGTAGAATTCGATATTATTGAAGTTAACTATATTTAA
- a CDS encoding TonB-dependent receptor family protein, with protein sequence MRGVRLYVDGIPATMPDGQGVTTHIDMNSLGKIEVLKGPFSSLYGNSSAGAILIQTQRGQNPASIETIVDGGSNGTWHYGLKAQGGGDGKYVPDYVLSVNRFTTKGERDHSAARQNQVNLKTNWTMKNGAEFGFTFNHNHIKAQDPGSLSYAQWKENRDQVASNISLFNARKEVRQTQAGITYRQQLNAKNTVNLTAYVGERQLEQYLAIPRITQTRNAGHAGGVIDFTRNYAGTDAYLQHDFTPNFNLISGVAFDYMQDRRKGYENFLGTQNGVKGNLRRNEKNKVYNLDPYLQTNWTFLDDWTLTGGLRYSTTTFKSKDYYFNNGDDSGRKKYEKWLPSVGISWKGLADTNIYASYSRGFETGTFLEMSYRPDGVAGLNFDLKPLTTDNYEIGIKRILGEGLLTAALFRSNSKDDIISAGTFDGRATYRNAGKTRRQGAELSWKGNLWEDLQMTIAYNYVDARFRETVSDTIRQGNRIAGVAKHNAYASLGWFDKQGWRLGADVRYHGKVQVNNANSESAPSYTVVGTYAGYLWDQANWAVGTYAGYLWDQANWAVDTHVRVNNLFNKDYATVVINDSNGRYYEPALKRNFSAGVNIKYKF encoded by the coding sequence GTGCGAGGTGTACGTTTATATGTGGACGGTATTCCTGCCACGATGCCGGATGGTCAAGGTGTGACGACTCACATTGATATGAACTCCCTTGGCAAAATTGAAGTATTAAAAGGTCCATTCTCATCGCTTTATGGGAATTCTTCAGCAGGCGCTATTTTGATTCAAACACAACGTGGACAAAATCCAGCAAGTATCGAAACGATAGTTGATGGTGGTTCAAATGGCACTTGGCATTATGGCTTAAAAGCGCAAGGCGGTGGCGATGGAAAATATGTTCCTGATTATGTGTTAAGTGTGAATCGTTTTACCACAAAAGGTGAGCGAGATCACAGTGCAGCACGTCAAAATCAGGTGAATCTCAAAACCAACTGGACAATGAAAAACGGTGCGGAATTTGGTTTTACCTTTAACCACAACCATATTAAAGCACAAGATCCCGGTTCACTAAGTTATGCGCAATGGAAAGAAAATCGAGATCAAGTTGCAAGCAATATCAGTTTATTCAATGCACGCAAAGAAGTACGCCAAACTCAAGCAGGGATAACTTACCGCCAACAATTGAATGCAAAAAATACCGTAAATTTAACCGCTTATGTGGGGGAACGGCAATTAGAACAATATCTTGCCATTCCACGTATTACTCAAACTCGTAATGCAGGGCACGCTGGCGGTGTAATTGATTTTACGCGTAATTACGCAGGAACGGATGCTTATCTCCAACACGACTTTACACCGAATTTTAACCTGATTTCGGGCGTGGCTTTTGACTATATGCAAGACAGACGCAAAGGTTATGAAAACTTCCTTGGTACGCAAAATGGTGTCAAAGGCAATCTCCGTCGTAATGAAAAAAATAAAGTTTATAACCTCGATCCTTATTTGCAAACAAACTGGACGTTCTTAGACGATTGGACGCTCACCGGCGGATTACGTTATAGCACTACAACCTTTAAATCAAAAGATTATTATTTCAACAATGGTGATGACAGCGGTCGTAAAAAATATGAAAAATGGTTGCCAAGTGTAGGGATTAGCTGGAAAGGCTTAGCCGATACCAATATTTATGCCTCTTATAGCCGTGGATTTGAGACGGGAACATTCTTGGAAATGAGCTATCGCCCTGATGGTGTAGCTGGACTAAATTTTGACCTCAAACCATTAACCACCGATAACTATGAAATCGGTATAAAACGTATTCTAGGTGAAGGCTTGCTAACTGCCGCATTATTCCGTTCAAATAGTAAAGATGACATCATTTCAGCAGGTACATTTGACGGACGCGCGACTTACCGTAACGCAGGTAAAACACGTCGCCAAGGTGCAGAATTAAGCTGGAAAGGCAATCTTTGGGAAGATTTACAAATGACCATTGCCTATAATTACGTGGATGCTCGCTTCCGCGAAACGGTAAGTGACACGATTCGTCAAGGCAACCGCATTGCTGGCGTGGCAAAGCATAATGCTTATGCTTCGCTAGGTTGGTTTGATAAACAAGGCTGGCGTCTAGGCGCAGACGTACGTTATCACGGTAAAGTACAAGTCAATAACGCCAACAGCGAATCGGCACCGAGCTACACTGTGGTGGGTACTTATGCCGGCTATTTATGGGATCAAGCAAACTGGGCTGTGGGTACTTATGCCGGCTATTTATGGGATCAAGCAAACTGGGCTGTGGATACTCACGTGCGTGTGAATAACTTGTTCAATAAGGATTATGCAACGGTGGTGATTAACGATAGTAATGGTCGCTATTATGAACCCGCATTGAAGCGCAATTTTAGTGCTGGGGTGAATATCAAGTATAAATTCTAG
- the ftsH gene encoding ATP-dependent zinc metalloprotease FtsH: protein MVKNIILWVVVAVVMMTAYQGFSSSANGSAVDYTTFVTDVGNNQIAQARFEDTEILVTKTDGSKYSTVMPIYDDKILNDLLNKKVKVEGTMPEKRGLLSQILISWFPMLFLIGVWLFFMRQMQGGGGKAMSFGKSRAKMLTKEQIKTTFADVAGCDEAKEEVGEIVDFLRDPGKFQKLGGKIPKGILMVGPPGTGKTLIAKAIAGEAKVPFFTISGSDFVEMFVGVGASRVRDMFEQAKKNAPCLIFIDEIDAVGRQRGAGLGGGHDEREQTLNQMLVEMDGFEGNEGVIVIAATNRPDVLDPALTRPGRFDRQVVVGLPDVRGREQILKVHMRKVPIGADVDAMTLARGTPGYSGADLANLVNEAALFAARTNKRVVTMLEFEKAKDKINMGPERRTMIMTDKQKESTAYHEAGHAIVGYLVPEHDPVHKVTIIPRGRALGVTFFLPEGDQISVSQKQLESKLSTLYAGRLAEDLIYGEENISTGASNDIKVATNIARNMVTQWGFSDKLGPILYTEDDGEVFLGRSMAKAKHMSDETAHIIDEEVREIVARNYDRARQLLIDNMDILHAMKDALVKYETIEEIQIKQLMNREAVTPPAGWEDHSSADNSSSNTAETEPSENETEENSVN, encoded by the coding sequence ATGGTCAAAAACATAATACTTTGGGTGGTTGTTGCAGTCGTAATGATGACGGCATACCAAGGTTTTAGCTCTAGCGCGAACGGTTCGGCGGTAGATTATACAACGTTCGTTACGGATGTCGGAAATAATCAGATTGCCCAAGCCCGTTTTGAAGACACGGAAATTCTTGTCACTAAAACGGACGGCTCAAAATATTCGACGGTTATGCCGATTTATGACGATAAGATTTTGAACGATCTGCTTAACAAAAAAGTGAAAGTAGAAGGCACAATGCCGGAAAAACGCGGATTGTTATCGCAAATTCTCATTTCCTGGTTCCCGATGCTGTTTTTAATCGGCGTGTGGTTATTCTTCATGCGTCAAATGCAAGGTGGCGGCGGCAAAGCCATGAGCTTTGGTAAAAGCCGTGCCAAAATGTTGACGAAAGAGCAGATTAAGACCACGTTTGCCGATGTCGCCGGTTGCGATGAAGCGAAAGAAGAAGTGGGGGAAATCGTTGATTTTCTGCGCGATCCCGGTAAATTCCAGAAATTGGGCGGTAAAATTCCTAAAGGGATTTTAATGGTCGGCCCGCCGGGCACGGGTAAAACCTTAATTGCAAAAGCCATTGCCGGTGAAGCGAAAGTGCCTTTCTTTACCATTTCGGGTTCTGACTTCGTTGAAATGTTCGTGGGTGTCGGTGCTTCTCGTGTGCGCGATATGTTCGAACAGGCCAAGAAAAACGCACCTTGTTTGATTTTTATTGACGAGATTGATGCGGTAGGTCGCCAACGTGGTGCAGGGCTTGGCGGCGGTCATGATGAACGCGAACAAACCCTCAACCAAATGTTAGTTGAAATGGACGGTTTTGAAGGTAACGAAGGGGTAATCGTTATTGCCGCGACAAACCGTCCGGACGTACTGGACCCGGCATTAACTCGTCCTGGTCGTTTTGACCGTCAGGTTGTTGTCGGTTTGCCGGATGTACGCGGTCGTGAGCAGATTTTAAAAGTACATATGCGTAAAGTTCCGATAGGCGCGGATGTGGATGCCATGACTCTTGCGCGCGGTACGCCGGGCTATTCAGGTGCGGATTTAGCCAACTTAGTGAATGAAGCCGCCTTGTTTGCCGCCCGTACTAATAAACGTGTTGTGACAATGCTTGAGTTTGAAAAAGCGAAAGATAAGATCAATATGGGGCCGGAACGCCGCACTATGATCATGACGGATAAACAAAAAGAATCAACGGCTTATCACGAAGCCGGTCATGCGATTGTGGGCTATTTGGTGCCTGAGCATGATCCTGTTCACAAAGTGACGATTATTCCTCGCGGCCGGGCGCTGGGCGTGACCTTCTTCTTACCGGAAGGCGACCAAATCAGTGTGAGCCAAAAACAATTGGAAAGCAAGTTATCCACACTTTATGCCGGACGTTTAGCGGAAGATCTCATTTACGGCGAAGAAAATATTTCAACCGGGGCATCGAACGATATTAAAGTTGCGACCAATATCGCGCGTAATATGGTGACGCAATGGGGTTTCTCAGACAAACTGGGGCCGATTCTTTATACCGAAGATGACGGTGAAGTATTCCTTGGCCGCTCAATGGCTAAAGCGAAGCATATGTCTGATGAAACGGCGCATATTATTGATGAAGAAGTACGTGAGATCGTCGCAAGAAACTACGATCGCGCAAGACAGTTACTAATTGATAATATGGATATTTTGCACGCCATGAAAGATGCGTTAGTAAAATACGAAACCATTGAAGAAATACAAATTAAGCAATTAATGAATCGTGAAGCGGTGACACCGCCGGCAGGTTGGGAAGATCATTCGAGTGCGGATAATTCTTCTTCAAATACGGCTGAAACGGAGCCTTCGGAAAATGAAACCGAAGAAAACTCAGTAAACTAA
- the rlmE gene encoding 23S rRNA (uridine(2552)-2'-O)-methyltransferase RlmE yields MGKKRSASSSRWLNEHFKDPFVQKAHKQKLRSRAYFKLDEIQQSDRLFKPGMTVVDLGAAPGGWSQYVVTQIGDKGRIIACDILDMDPIVGVDFLQGDFRDENVLAALLDRVGEDQVDVVMSDMAPNFSGMPSVDIPRAMYLVELALDMCKQVLAKKGSFVVKVFQGEGFDEYLREIRSLFTTVKVRKPEASRDRSREVYIVATGYRG; encoded by the coding sequence ATGGGAAAAAAACGTTCGGCAAGTTCAAGCCGTTGGTTAAATGAACATTTTAAAGATCCATTCGTACAAAAAGCGCATAAACAAAAGTTGCGCTCTCGCGCCTATTTTAAGCTTGACGAAATCCAGCAGTCGGACCGCCTGTTTAAACCGGGCATGACGGTTGTTGATTTAGGTGCGGCGCCGGGCGGTTGGTCGCAATATGTAGTGACGCAAATCGGCGATAAAGGGCGAATTATTGCTTGCGATATTTTAGACATGGATCCTATCGTAGGCGTTGATTTTTTGCAGGGCGATTTTCGCGACGAAAATGTATTGGCTGCGTTATTGGATCGGGTCGGCGAAGATCAGGTCGATGTCGTCATGTCGGATATGGCGCCTAACTTCAGCGGAATGCCTTCGGTGGATATTCCAAGAGCCATGTATCTTGTGGAATTGGCGTTGGATATGTGCAAGCAAGTGCTTGCCAAGAAAGGCAGCTTTGTGGTTAAAGTTTTCCAGGGCGAGGGATTCGATGAATATTTGAGAGAAATCCGCTCGCTGTTTACCACGGTAAAAGTGCGTAAACCTGAGGCATCCCGAGATCGTTCCCGTGAAGTTTACATTGTTGCGACGGGGTATCGCGGTTAG
- the pgsA gene encoding CDP-diacylglycerol--glycerol-3-phosphate 3-phosphatidyltransferase — protein sequence MKLNFPTFLTLFRVALIPFLIIAFYLPFGWSAFLSTAIFFVASITDWFDGYLARKWKQTTRFGAFLDPVADKVIVATALVLIVEYYHVFWITIPAIVMISREIIISALREWMAEIGSRTTVAVSWIGKVKTTAQMFALGCLLWRYQYWMEALGIILLYIAAILTVWSMIQYLKAAKDYLLEEINS from the coding sequence ATGAAATTAAATTTTCCGACATTTCTTACATTATTTAGGGTGGCGCTCATCCCGTTCCTGATTATTGCTTTTTATTTGCCTTTTGGCTGGTCTGCGTTTTTATCTACCGCAATCTTCTTCGTTGCTTCTATTACCGACTGGTTTGACGGCTATTTAGCAAGAAAGTGGAAACAAACCACCAGATTCGGTGCATTTTTGGATCCCGTTGCAGATAAAGTCATCGTTGCAACGGCGCTGGTATTAATTGTGGAATATTATCATGTTTTCTGGATTACTATTCCGGCAATCGTCATGATTTCCCGTGAGATTATTATCTCCGCATTGCGTGAATGGATGGCGGAAATCGGTAGTCGTACGACTGTTGCCGTATCCTGGATCGGTAAAGTGAAAACAACCGCGCAAATGTTTGCCTTGGGTTGCCTTTTATGGCGTTATCAATATTGGATGGAAGCATTAGGCATTATTTTACTTTATATCGCCGCAATTCTTACGGTTTGGTCTATGATTCAATATTTAAAAGCGGCAAAAGATTATTTATTAGAAGAAATTAATTCTTAA